AGCACTTCTGGAAATACGACGCCGGCGAATATCTCTGGATTACGGAGGAGAAAAACATCCTCCGGCGCGATTACCTGCCGGAGGACTTAGAGAAGGAACAGGCCAAGGTGCAGTTCGACGGGTCCATTGCCGTTCAAGCGCGCCAGACTCTCGAAGAATCGCACTGGCTTCTGAAGTTGGCCGACCGAAACGACCGTATCAAAGGAGTCGTCGGCTGGGTGGACTTGGGCTCGGATCGCGTTGTCGAGCAATTGGAGACCTTCGCCGCGCATCTGAAATTCGTCGGGGTCCGCCATGTCGTGCAAGATGAGCCGGATGATCGGTTCATACTTCGCCCGGAATTCCTCTGTGGACTGGAAATGCTAAAACGGTTCGACCTGACCTACGATCTGCTGATTTATCCGCGGCAACTTCCCGCTGCCCTCGAGGTGGTGAGTCGATTTCCGGAGCAGCCGTTCGTTCTTGATCACCTTGCCAAACCCCAGATCAAGGACCGTGTCCTATCACCCTGGAAGGAGCAGATTCAAGAGCTGGCAGCCTTCCCAAATGTTTTCTGCAAAATCTCGGGAATGGTGACGGAGGCTGATTGGCGCGCGTGGAAACCCGAGGACTTCACTCCTTATCTCGACGTCGTCTCCGAAACGTTTGGCGAAGACCGATTGATGGTGGGCTCGGACTGGCCCGTTTGCCTGCTGGCCGCGTCCTACGCGGAGGTGGTCGCTCTCGCGCGTGATTATTTCAAGTCATTATCCGAGGCCGCGCGGAAGAAAATCTTTGGCGAGAACGCATGCAAGTTTTACGGCATCGGCTGCTCCTGAATCTGGTTCTTCGCTGTTTTCAAAGTGGCGACGCACCGGTGGTTTGATCGTCACCTTCCGCCCACCCCGGCCCTCTCCCTCGGGGAGAGGGAGAATGGACTCCAGCGCTCGGCGCAAATGATGCGTCGTGGCTGGCCAACGGTGCGAACCGAGATTCCCTCTCCTTGGGGAGAGGGCCAGGGTGAGGGGAAAGGGAGCGGACATCGGCCGGTTGTTTCCAGGATTGCCCACGGCGCCGGCCACTGAAAACAGCGAAGAGCCCTGAATCTGGCCATGAGCGGTTGGTTCGGTGTTCGGTGTTCAATGTTCAAAAGCGCCCGACCCTCGACTCTGAACTTTGGACTTTGAACCTTGAACTATCGCACCCGTCACCGTGCCAGCCACCATTCCGTGAATTGCCGGCCGCCAAAAACCCAGATTGTCGCAGCCAGGGCGATGTACGGACCGTACGGAATCCGGCTCGACCAGGCTTGCTTCTTCAGCAGGATCAACGTGACGCCGACGAGCGATCCGATCATCGAACTGACCATCAAAGAAAAGATCACCGCCTTCCAACCCAGGAACGCCCCGATGGCCCCCATGAACTTCACGTCCCCGAGTCCCATGGCTTCGCGCGGGAACACGATTTCGTCGGTCACGACTTCCATGCGCGGGACTTGTTCCGGATCGAACACATCCTCGCCTACTTGAAGCGAAGTGGGCGTCAGGCGGACAAACGTTTCGCGGATGTAGCAGCGGTCGGGCAACTCCACGCGCTTCGCGTCGAACTCGATGGCGTCCGTTTTGCGATAGAATTTCTCTTCGTACGGGATCTCCTCGTTCGGAAGCTGAATGCAGGTTTCCGTGAAGACGATTCGCGTGTCCGGCTCCAGAACGAACCGTTGGCGTCCGAACAGAAGCTTCCCCAGGCGCAGAATGGCGTAGATCAATCCGGCGCCCACCGCGATGCCGATGAAACTCTGGCGCAAGGCGACGGCGCGGTCGGCCGTGCCGTGCAATTCCGGCACTGCGGCAGCGCACAGAAAACCGGCCACGATGCCGCCCAGCGTGATTTCATCGGGGATGATGAAATGTTCGTAATCGATGAACGTGGCGACGATGAATCCGGCGAGTAATAGCGCGTAAGCCAGAACGAGCAGCGGCGTGGCACGGCCATAAATCAGCCAGCACGCGAGGAACGTCGCGCCGGTGATGAATTCGACGATCAGGTAACGGATTGAAATCGGCCCGCCGCAGTTCGCGCATTTGCCGCGGAGCCAGAGCCAGGTGAAGATGGGGATGTTCAAATACCACGGAATGGCGCCGCCACAGTGCGGACAACGGGAGCCGGGCCAGACAATGCTTTCTCCGCGCGGCAGGCGATAGATGCAGACGTTGAGCAGGCTGCCCACCATCGAGCCGAAGACAAAAAACACCCCCGACCAAAAATGGAACGGCATCAGCGCCCAGGCGTCGCGCACGGAATGTTGAGAGTTGGGGGTTGAGAGTTGAAAGTTCCGGGACAGCCGATTCCCTCTCCCGCTGGGAGAGGAAGAATCATATTCTCAAGTGCCGGCCGTTCGTCTTGCTCCGGAGCCACGCTGCGCACGGAAATCGCTTTGGCACTTCCCATGAACCTGCGGTAGGGCGAGCCTGTCCCCAGCGAGCCGATCTGGACGTGTTCAAAACCCGTCGAGCGGCTCGCCGGGACGGACTCGCCCTATCGGGTTCATGGGGCGAGAGCATGGTAATCAGACCAAGGCAACTTCCCATGCTACCCATAGACTTCTTCCTCCAACGCTTTCCTCATGATTTCTTCCGGCGCCGGCTGGCCTGTCCAGATCTCCAGGGCTCTGATGCCTTGATAGAGCAGCATCCCCAGTCCATTGGCCGTGCAGCAACTCGCCGCTTTGGCTGCACTCAACAATTTCGTCTCCGCGGGGCGATAGATCATGTCATAAACTTTTCGTGCCCGTCCCAGCGCAAACCGCTTCTCGTCGATGGGCAGCGGATCTGTGTCTTTGAGGCCGAGCGACGTGGCATTCACGACGAGATCGACCGCAGCTTCCGGATAACCAACTTTCACTTTCACCGCCGGGCAACGCTGCCAGATTTCGCGGCCAATCGCCTCCGCCTTTTCTTCCGTCCGATTCACCAAGAAAACGTTGGACACGCCTTCTGCGGCCAATTTCAGCGCGGCGACACGGCCCGCGCCACCCGCTCCCAAAACCAACACCGCCGCGCCGCGCAGGTTGCAGTCGAGGTCTTCCGCCAGCGCCCGCACCAGCGCGTCCGCATCCGTATTGAAGCCGCGGGCGCGCACCGCGGTAACTTCGCCTGGTGACATTTGGCCGAGCCAGGCCCAATCGCCGTTCTCGCGACGCCCCTCGAAGCGGATCGTGTTTACAGCGCCCCACGCCCGCGCTGATTCATCGAGTTCATCCACCATTTCGAGCGCCAGGAGCTTGTGCGGGAGGGTAAGATTCAAGCCGACGAACTTCATTGCTTTCGCGCCTGCGATGACCTGGCGCAGTTCGGTTGGATGAACATCAAAGGCCAGGTAACGCCAGTTCAGTCCGAGCGTCGCAAGGCCGGCGTTCTGCATCGCGGGTGAAGCGGAATGCTGAATGGGGTGCCCCAGCACCGCGCAGTAGCGCGTCGTCGCCGAGATCGGTGCATTCCTCAAATCAGACACGCGGCGCAAGATACCGCTTAAGTTCAAAGTTCAAAGTTCAAAGTTCAAAGTTCAAAGTTCAAAGTTCAAAGTTCAAAGTTCAAAGTTCAAAGCAGTGGTGGTTAAATCCCATCCGAGCCGAATCGAAATCAATGACCGAAACGCTGGTCATCAACGAAATCTACTTGAGCCTCCAGGGCGAAAGCACATTTGCCGGGCTGCCGTGCATCTTCGTCCGGCTGACGGCGTGTGATTTGCGGTGTTCGTACTGCGACACGGCTTACGCGTTCACGGAAGGAAAGAAAATGTCATCGGCAGACGTGCTGGCCGAAACGCGAAGGCTGGCGGCGCCTTTCAAGACCCGCATGTGCCACACGATGGAAGTGAAGGCTTGCGTCGAGGCGCCGCAAGCTGCACGCGGGGCGCGTGCGCTCCCCCTGGTCGAGTTGACCGGCGGCGAACCGCTCCTGCAAAAGGCGTCCTTGTCGCTGATGAAGTCGCTCTGTGACGAGGGCTTCACGGTCCTCCTTGAAACCAGCGGTGCGCACGACATTTCCCCAGTCGATCCTCGGGTGCATTGCATCATGGACTTGAAATGCCCGAGCAGCGGCGAGGTGTCGCGGAATCGCTGGGAGAACTTGAAACATCTCAAAGCGAAGGATGAGATCAAATTCGTGCTCGGGACTGCGCAAGACTATCAGTGGGCCAAGGAGCAACTCGCACAGCATCGACTTGCTTCAATTTGCCCCGTGCTTTTCTCGTGGGTCTCGCCGCTCACAGTCGAACAGCGACACAGTTCGCTCAAACACGCCCCGCTAGGCCAGACAGCGATCTCGAGAAAGGAACTCGCGGAACGGATCATCGCGGACGCGTTGCCCGTGCGTTTCCAACTGCAAATGCATAAAGTGATCTGGGCGGTTGATTCGAGGGGAGTCTGATCGTGACTAATCACATGGACAACCACGGATCAATCGACTTCGTCTCGGCGTATCGGAGCACCGGTGTGTCGGCGGTGCTTTTCGGGCTCCGATACTCCGACACTCCGACACTCCGACACTCCGACACTCCTTCCTCGTGAAGCGCATGTTCAGTTGGAATCGACAGAAGACACTCGCGCTGCTCCGTGAGTACGAATGCCGGAATATCACATACATCGACCCGGATGGTTCGTGGCCGATTGTCTGGAAGCGCGCCAGAGGTGTCTTCGTTTGGGACAGTGCGGGCCAGAAGTATCTCGACCTGACAGCGGGTTTTGGCGTCGCCGCCACAGGACATGCAAACCCCCGAGTCGTTCAGGCGGGGCGGCGGCAAATGGGCGAACTCCTGCACGCCATGGGGGACGTCCATCCTCACGCACTCAAAGCGCAGCTCGCGCGAGAATTGAGCCGCCTGACCTTCGAGCGATGGCGGCAATCCTCCGCCCCTTCCCATGAACCGGGTAGGGACGGATTCCACTCCGTCCCTGACTTTGTTCAGCGATCGAAAAGACAATTTCATGGACGCGGTGGAACGCGTCCTTACCCGTTCAAGGGCCGTATGCGCGGCTTGTCGGTCGGCGAAGCTTCCGAGCGCACGCGTCTTCAGGGCAAAGCAATCTTCTGCAATTCGGGATTTGAAGCGGTCGAAGCCGCGCTGAAGACGGCTTTGCTCGCCACGGGGAAACCGGGTGTTATTGCGTTCCGCGGCGCGTATCACGGGACCGGTTACGGCTCGCTAAATACGACGCACCGAGAGCATTTTCGCGTTCCGTTTCACTCTCAGCTTGGCCGGTTTGGCCGCTTTGTCGAATTCCCGGCTCGCGCGGGCCAATTAGAAGCTGTGGAGAGTTCGATTCGCAGCCTCCTTAGGAGCCGAAGAATCGGCGCCATCCTTGTCGAACCGATACAAGGCCGCGGCGGGATCAACGTGCCTCCGATCGGGTTTTTGCCGCTACTTCGCCAGCTTTGCAATGACATCAACGCCTTGTTAATCCTGGACGAAATCTACACGGGCTTTGGCCGCACGGGACGCTGGTTTGCGTGCGAACACAGCGGGACCGTTCCCGACGTTATCTGCCTGGGCAAGGCGTTAGGGGGCGGGTTCCCGCTTT
The sequence above is drawn from the Verrucomicrobiota bacterium genome and encodes:
- a CDS encoding amidohydrolase, which encodes MPIDAHQHFWKYDAGEYLWITEEKNILRRDYLPEDLEKEQAKVQFDGSIAVQARQTLEESHWLLKLADRNDRIKGVVGWVDLGSDRVVEQLETFAAHLKFVGVRHVVQDEPDDRFILRPEFLCGLEMLKRFDLTYDLLIYPRQLPAALEVVSRFPEQPFVLDHLAKPQIKDRVLSPWKEQIQELAAFPNVFCKISGMVTEADWRAWKPEDFTPYLDVVSETFGEDRLMVGSDWPVCLLAASYAEVVALARDYFKSLSEAARKKIFGENACKFYGIGCS
- a CDS encoding prepilin peptidase; translation: MPFHFWSGVFFVFGSMVGSLLNVCIYRLPRGESIVWPGSRCPHCGGAIPWYLNIPIFTWLWLRGKCANCGGPISIRYLIVEFITGATFLACWLIYGRATPLLVLAYALLLAGFIVATFIDYEHFIIPDEITLGGIVAGFLCAAAVPELHGTADRAVALRQSFIGIAVGAGLIYAILRLGKLLFGRQRFVLEPDTRIVFTETCIQLPNEEIPYEEKFYRKTDAIEFDAKRVELPDRCYIRETFVRLTPTSLQVGEDVFDPEQVPRMEVVTDEIVFPREAMGLGDVKFMGAIGAFLGWKAVIFSLMVSSMIGSLVGVTLILLKKQAWSSRIPYGPYIALAATIWVFGGRQFTEWWLAR
- a CDS encoding shikimate dehydrogenase, which encodes MQNAGLATLGLNWRYLAFDVHPTELRQVIAGAKAMKFVGLNLTLPHKLLALEMVDELDESARAWGAVNTIRFEGRRENGDWAWLGQMSPGEVTAVRARGFNTDADALVRALAEDLDCNLRGAAVLVLGAGGAGRVAALKLAAEGVSNVFLVNRTEEKAEAIGREIWQRCPAVKVKVGYPEAAVDLVVNATSLGLKDTDPLPIDEKRFALGRARKVYDMIYRPAETKLLSAAKAASCCTANGLGMLLYQGIRALEIWTGQPAPEEIMRKALEEEVYG
- a CDS encoding radical SAM protein: MTETLVINEIYLSLQGESTFAGLPCIFVRLTACDLRCSYCDTAYAFTEGKKMSSADVLAETRRLAAPFKTRMCHTMEVKACVEAPQAARGARALPLVELTGGEPLLQKASLSLMKSLCDEGFTVLLETSGAHDISPVDPRVHCIMDLKCPSSGEVSRNRWENLKHLKAKDEIKFVLGTAQDYQWAKEQLAQHRLASICPVLFSWVSPLTVEQRHSSLKHAPLGQTAISRKELAERIIADALPVRFQLQMHKVIWAVDSRGV
- a CDS encoding aspartate aminotransferase family protein, with the translated sequence MFSWNRQKTLALLREYECRNITYIDPDGSWPIVWKRARGVFVWDSAGQKYLDLTAGFGVAATGHANPRVVQAGRRQMGELLHAMGDVHPHALKAQLARELSRLTFERWRQSSAPSHEPGRDGFHSVPDFVQRSKRQFHGRGGTRPYPFKGRMRGLSVGEASERTRLQGKAIFCNSGFEAVEAALKTALLATGKPGVIAFRGAYHGTGYGSLNTTHREHFRVPFHSQLGRFGRFVEFPARAGQLEAVESSIRSLLRSRRIGAILVEPIQGRGGINVPPIGFLPLLRQLCNDINALLILDEIYTGFGRTGRWFACEHSGTVPDVICLGKALGGGFPLSACVGRADLMDAAWPASTGEAIHTSTFLGHPVGCAMALAQINEIRRRGLVKQSQAMGRVLLEALAGVKSTPPLRILARGVGLMAGLELRLPKGRPATAKTLQAIKEMLHRGFVALPEGEHANVISFTPPLTITAFQLQQTVDALRTIFR